The region CCGTCAGCTCCTGGGTCCGTCCGCCCATCACTGGTTCTCCCTGGTCGGCGGGGCGGTGTTCCTGGGTCACGTCTTCCCGGTCTATCTCCGCTTCAAGGGGGGGAAGGGCGTCGCGGTCGCCCTGGGGGTCGTGCTGTTCCTTTCGCCGGAGACCGCCTTCGTCGTCGTGGTCCTTTTCGCCGCCGTGCTGTACTTCACGCGGTACGTGTCGCTCGGGTCGCTGTGCGCCGCCGTGGGTCTTCCCGTCGCCATGGCGTTTCTCGGGAGGTCGCGGCATTACGTCACCCTCGCCCTCGTGATGTCGTTTGTCGTGATCTACACCCACAGGGAGAACATCCACCGCCTCCTCTCCGGCCAGGAGAGCAGGTTCGGACCGAAGCCCGGGGAGTGACCCTGCACATGCCGCGGGCGCCCCATGCCCACGGATTGTGCAAACCTCCGCCCGGGCGTCCGCCGCGTCCCGCCTTCCCCCTTCGCCGCGTCCCTCCGACGCATTGAATTTCCCGGAGAAATCCATTCGCGCCGTCGCCGTGACGGCCCGGATGCCGGGTTGGTACGACCGTTGCTTCGATGCGTACGCGAAGGGAGGTGACCCATGAAAAAGGTCGAGGCGATCATCAAGCCGTTCAAGCTGGACGAGGTGAAGGAGTCGCTGAACGACATCGGGGTCCAGGGGATGACCGTTTCCGAGGTCAAGGGGTTCGGCCGCCAGAAGGGGCACACCGAGCTGTACCGGGGCGCGGAATACGTCGTCGATTTCCTGCCCAAGATCAAGCTCGAGATCATCGTTCCCGACGACCTGGTCGCCCAGGTGGTCGAGCTCGTCGAGAAGTCCGCACGGACGGGCCGGATCGGCGACGGGAAGATCTTCGTCACCAACATCGAGGAAGTCGTCCGGATCCGCACCGGCGAGCGCGGGCACGACGCCATCTGACCGGATCGCCCGACGCGTACCCACTCCAACATTCCGCCCCCAGGAGGGATCGCAATGAACGCGAAGGAAGTCCTCGGTTTCGCCAAGAGCAAGAGCATCGAGATGGTCGACCTGAAGTTCATGGATTTCATCGGAACCTGGCAGCACTTTGCGGTGCCGATCTATGAGCTCAAGGAGGACAGCTTCGAGGAAGGGTTCGGCTTCGACGGGTCGTCCATCCGCGGCTGGCAGCCGATCCACGCCTCCGACATGCTGGTGATCCCCGACCCCGAGACGGCGGTCGTCGATCCGTTCATCGCCCGGCCGACGCTTTCGCTGATCTGCAACATCGTCGACCC is a window of bacterium DNA encoding:
- the plsY gene encoding glycerol-3-phosphate 1-O-acyltransferase PlsY, with protein sequence MDASWLRGALLVLFGYLLGSVPFGILVARAFDRDLDLRKAGSGNIGATNVARTLGKGAGILTLALDAGKGILALALARQLLGPSAHHWFSLVGGAVFLGHVFPVYLRFKGGKGVAVALGVVLFLSPETAFVVVVLFAAVLYFTRYVSLGSLCAAVGLPVAMAFLGRSRHYVTLALVMSFVVIYTHRENIHRLLSGQESRFGPKPGE
- a CDS encoding P-II family nitrogen regulator; this translates as MKKVEAIIKPFKLDEVKESLNDIGVQGMTVSEVKGFGRQKGHTELYRGAEYVVDFLPKIKLEIIVPDDLVAQVVELVEKSARTGRIGDGKIFVTNIEEVVRIRTGERGHDAI